From the Winogradskyella forsetii genome, the window TATGTGTCCTGGCGGGTTTATAGTGCCTGCGGCAACCGCAAATGGAGAAGTTGTTGTAAATGGCATGTCGCCATTCAAACGAAATAATAAATTCGCCAATTCTGGAATTGTTACTGAAATCAATGCCGAAAAAGATTTATATAAATACGAACATTTTGGGGCCTTAAAAGCGCTAGAATATCAAAAAGACTTAGAACGCTTAGCGTTTACCTCTGGTGGAAGACGTCAATCTGCACCAGCCCAACGGTTAACAGATTTTGTTGAAGGTAAGTTGTCGTCAAGTTTAAATGACACCTCATACCAACCAGGTTTAAATTCAGCCCCTTTACATTCCTTATTACCTAAAATAATTGGAGCACCATTACGAAAAGGGTTTAAAGCTTTTGGCGAAAAAATGAAAGGGTATTATACCGAAGAAGCTAATATCATAGGCGTAGAATCTCGAACATCTTCTCCCGTAAATATTCCAAGAACAGAAACTTTAGAGCATCCTGAAATCACTAACTTATTTCCTTGTGGTGAAGGTGGTGGTTATGCCGGTGGCATTGTTTCTGCGGCTATGGATGGAGAGCGTTGTGCTGAGGCAGCTTGTTATTAGCGTTTTCAGTTCCCTTTTGTCCTTCGGACATTTCCCTAAGGGGAAAAGTAAGCAGTTGGCATTACAGAGTGTAAAGTAAGTAGTGCTAAAAAATGGAATAAAAATATGACCGAAAAAGAAAAAATGATTGCTGGCGAGTTATATTTAGCTTCAGATCCGCAATTATTAAAAGAGCGACAAGAAGCGCAACTTTTGTTTCAGAAATTTAATTCATTATCTGAATTAGATAAAGATAAACGCAACAAAATCATAAAAAATCTTATCGGTAAACTTGGGGAAGGTTTTAACATTGAGCCTCCTTTTTTCTGCGATTATGGTTATAATATCATCATAGGTAAAAATTGTTATATCAATTACGGTTGTTGCATTTTAGATGGTACATTAGTAACTATTGGCAACAATTGTATGTTTGGGCCCAATGTTCAAATTTATACGGCCACACATCCTTTGGACTATAAATCAAGGAATAGCGGAAAAGAGTTTTCAAAACCTATTTCAATTGGAAATAACGTTTGGATTGGTGGCAATGCAACGCTATGTCCTGGGGTAACACTAGGCAACAATGTTGTGGTTGGTGCTGGAGCAGTAGTTACAAAAGACTTTCCTGATGATGTTTTAATTGCTGGAAATCCTGCTAAAATCATCAAAACGATAAATAATTAATTCTTACTTTTGCACTTTAAATTTAAACCATAAATGAACGCATATATATTTCCAGGTCAAGGTGCTCAATTCTCAGGAATGGGATTGAACCTTTACGAAAATTCAGCTTTAGCACAAGAGTTATTTGAAAAAGCCAACGACATTTTGGGCTTTCCTATAACAGATATTATGTTTGAAGGTACTGCTGAAGATTTAAAAGAAACGAAGGTGACACAACCCGCTATCTTTTTACATTCGGTAATTTTGGCAAAAACCCTTGGAGATTCATTCAAACCAGATATGGTTGCAGGACATTCCCTTGGGGAATTCTCTGCTTTAGTAGCCGCTGGTGCCTTAACTTTTGAGGATGGTCTTAAATTAGTATCGCAACGTGCTCAAGCTATGCAAAAGGCTTGCGAACTGCAACCGAGTACTATGGCTGCAGTTTTAGGCTTAGCTGACGACATTGTTGAGAAAGTATGCAGTACAACTGAAGGTGTTGTGGTCGCAGCAAATTATAACTGTCCTGGACAATTAGTAATTTCAGGGGAAGTTGAGGCTATTAATAAAGCTTGTGAATCTTTAAAAGATGCTGGTGCCAGACGTGCGTTGGTATTACCTGTTGGAGGTGCGTTTCACTCACCATTAATGGAACCTGCTCGCGAAGAATTAGCGGCTGCTATTGAAAACACAACCTTTAGTAAACCAAACTGTCCGATATACCAGAACGTTACAGCTTCTGCAATAACCGATGAAAATGAAATTAAAGCCAATTTAATTTCACAACTTACTGCTCCTGTACGCTGGACACAATCCGTGCAACAAATGGTTGCTGACGGTGCATCTCATTTTACGGAAGTTGGACCTGGAAATGTTTTACAAGGTTTAGTAAAGAAAATACATAGAGACGCAGAAACAGCTTCAGCCACTTTTGAAACTAATGCCTAAATCTTACCTGATTTGAACAGAAATCTATTTATTACGCTACTCATTACATTTAACATTGCTATTGATCAAATTTCAAAAGTAATCGTTAGATCCACTATGGTTAAAGGTGGAAAAGGACAAATTAATGTTATAAAAGATTATTTCCAGTTAATCTGGGTGGAGAACAAAGGTGCATTCTTGGGTATGGGAAGTGATATGAATCCGACGTTGAGATTAATCTTTTTGTTGATATTACCAACCATTGTTTTAGGCTATGTGATTTATTACATCATAAAAACCAAAGAATTAGATCGGTTAAGTCTCGTCGCCTTTTGCTGCATTGTCGGAGGAGGCGTGGCCAATGTGTTTGACCGTATTGTTTTTGGGCAAGTCACTGATTTCTTTTTTATCGACTTAGGAGGCGTATTTAGAACAGGCATTTTTAATGTTGCCGACCTTTCGGTAACCATGGGAATGGTAATGCTATTGTTTAGCGGTTTTGCACAGAGAAATAAAGGTAAAATATTACATCAATCTAAATAATTCAGCTTTAGAATTTTACCTTGCCAACTGGCACTCTTCACAATCTTTAACTTCACCGTAATAGGTTTCTCTGTATTTGTGAAGTGTTTTATAAGGAATACTTAAGAATTGCTTTTTAATATAGGTGACATTGGTTTGCAATGCACCCATTTTTTTAGTAAAACGCCCTTCAGTTTTAGTCTCTCTTTTAATACTAATCAATTTCATAATCTTCAATTATCATTCCATACAAAAAAACAAAGAATGCTGACCAAACGCAAAAAATACGCGTTAAAACCTAGTTAACTCCTTTTGGTATTATCATATTGAAAACCAAAACTTAAAATTTTTAACATATTCTCAACGTATTCTTAAAATAGCTAAATATTCTATAATTGAAATTTCACTAAAAATTGATCATTCTTTATAAATAACACCATCTTTCATTACAAAAGTGACATTTTCCATGGTAGAAATCGAAGCCGTTGGGTCGTCATTTACGGCGATGATATCAGCAATAAAATCAGGTTTAATTTGCCCAATTCTGTCTTCCATTTTCAATAGCATAGCATTCGTAATAGTTGCGCTTTGGATAGCTTCCATTTCTGGCATGCCAGCTTCGACCATGTAACCAAATTCCTTTCCATTGTCGCCATGATAGAAAACCGCGGCATCAGTTCCAAAAGCAATTCCAACACCCGCTTTATAAGCTCTGCCAAACATTCCTTGAATTTTAGGTCCTATATCCAACGCTTTAGGCACTATAATTTCAGGATAATAACCTGAAACTTTTGCTTTGTCGGAAACAAACTTTCCAGCGGTTATAGTTGGCACTAAATAGACATCGTGTTTTTTCATTAACTCCATCGTTTCCGCGCTCATTAAAGTACCATGCTCAATAGTTTTTACACCTCCTAAAATGGCACGTTGCATTCCTTCATCGCCATGGGCATGGGCAGCAACATGAAAATCGTAGTCTTTTGCTGTGTCGCAAATAGCTTTTATTTCTTCAACCGTAAACTGTGGATTCTGTCCACTTTTTGCGACACTTAAAACACCTCCTGTTGCAGTGATTTTAATTAAATCAGCTCCATTTTTATAGCGTTGTCTTACTGCCTTTTTTGCATCCTCTACTCCATTGACCACACCTTCCTTTGGACCAGGATTGCCCATCATACTTCTTTTAGACCCATTGGTTGGATCTGCATGACCTCCTGTTGTCGCTAACGATTTTTCCGCAGTAAATATTCTCGGTCCTTCAACTGTACCTGCATTTATCGCATTTCGTAAAGCTACATTGACTCCAGAACCACCTAAATCCCTAACGGTTGTAAAACCACTCATTAAAGTAATTTTGGCGTATTTCGCAGAATTAAAAGCAATGTCAGCGTCGTTCAGGGTGTATTTGTTAAGATAAGATTTCGGACTGGTTTCGCCTTCAATATGAACGTGCATATCGATTAAACCTGGCATTACGGTTTTAGATTTTAAATCAACGGTCATATCTTCTGTATTGGTTGGATTGATATAACCGTTTTGTACAGAAATAATCTTATTTCCAGAAACGACAATAGTTTTCTCCTTTAAAACTTTACCCGATTTGGTGTCAATTAATTTTCCGCAATGGAGATACGTATTTTGTGCTGTCAGCGATATTGCACAGAGCAATACTAGTATTCTGAGTAAAGTTTTCATGGATATTTTATTTAGTTCTAATTTTTTGTTCCCATTTCCAAGCAGAATCCATGGCATCATCTAAGGTCAATTCCGTTTTCCAGCCTAACACGCCATTCGCTTTTGAAGTTTCCGCATAAGCCGCAGTAACATCACCTTCTCTTCTATCTACAATTTTGTAATTTAAAGCTTTTCCTGAAACGCGTTCAAAGGATTGAATGGCTTCCAAAACCGTACTTCCTGTTCCTGTTCCGAGATTAAAAAATTCAAAATTAGAATCATTTTTTCCTGACACTAAACGTTGTAAAGCGACAACATGCGCTTTTGCTAAATCCACAACGTGTATATAATCCCTGACGCAAGTACCATCTGATGTTGGATAATCACCTCCAAAAACAGACAATTGCTCTCGCATACCAATTCCTGTTTGTGTAATGAAAGGCACTAAGTTTTGCGGTGTTCCAATAGGTAACTCACCAATTTCTGCCGATGGATGTGCGCCTATCGGATTAAAATAACGCAGGGCAATAGCCTTTACGTCACCATTAACCCTACAGGTATCCCTAATGATTTCCTCACCAACCTGCTTGGTGTTTCCGTAAGGCGATTCTGCCGGTTTTACGGGTGCATTTTCGGTAATTGGTAACTCGTCGGCCTGTCCATAAACGGTACAAGAGGAACTAAAAATAAAATTCTTTTTGCTCAAACCTCTTAACTCCTGAAGTATATACACTAAGGTTGTGATATTGTTTTCATAATATAACAATGGTTCCGCGACGCTTTCACCAACCGCTTTACTTGCTGCAAAATGGATGACTCCTACAATATCGTTATGGCGTTTAAAAAAATCTTGAACTTCTGGTTTCACCCTTAAATCCAACTTTTCAAAATGTGGTTTTTTATTGGTAATGGCTGTGATACCGTCTAAAACTTCCATTGAAGAATTAGACAGATTGTCAATAATTACGACTTCAAAGCCTTCGTTTTGTAATTCTACAACGGTATGCGACCCAATAAAGCCTAAACCTCCTGTAACTAATATTTTCATTTAAATTATTTATTTGAATTTATAAAATTTAAAACCGTAGAAGTGATAAAATCAATTTGTTCATCATCAAGTTCTGTATGCATTGGTAAAGACATCACAGAATTTACCAATTGATTTGTAACCGTAAAATCAGCTTCATTATAGCGATCATCCAAATACGCTTTTTGTCTGTGCAATGGAATTGGATAATACACGCCACACGGGACGTTTTTTTCTTGTAAATGCGACACCAGTGCATCGCGATCGACACCTTTTAAGTTTAAAGTATATTGATGAAATACGTGACAATCGCATGTATCGCAAATACCTTGGCAAACGTCTCTACCTGATGGAATAGTAATGTTTGGATGATTCTTAAAGGCTTGATTATATTTTCTTGCTGTATGTCTTCTAGCAGCATTGTACTGATCTAAATGCGGTAATTTTGCATCTAAAACCGCTGCTTGAATAGAATCCAATCTCGAATTTACGCCCACCACATCATGATGGTAACGCTCGTACATCCCATGATTTACAATTCCCCTAATTTTATGGGCTAAGTCATCATCGTTAGTGAAAATAGCACCACCATCGCCATAACAACCCAAGTTTTTTGACGGAAAAAAAGAAGTCGAAGCGACATGACCTATAACGCCTGCTTTAGTTTTACTACCGTCTTTGTGTGTATAATTGGCTCCGATAGCTTGAGCATTATCTTCAATAACATACAAATCGTGCGCTTTTGCCAATGCCATAATCTCATCCATTTCTGCCGGTAAACCAAATAAGTGAACAGGTACTATCGCTTTCGTTTTTGGCGTAATCGCTTTTTTAATGGCCTCCACATCAATGTTGAAGGTAACAGGGTCGACATCTACTAGAACAGGCGTTAATTGCAACAATGCTATAACCTCAACAGTGGCCGCAAATGTAAAATCTGCCGTAATGACTTCGTCCCCTGGTTTTAAATCTAAACCCATCATAGCGATTTGCAAAGCATCAGTTCCGTTGGCACATGGAATTACATTTCTAACCCCTAAATAATCTTCAAGATTTTTTTGAAACTGATGTACTTTAGGGCCGTTGATAAATGCTGCATTCTCCATGACTTCTGCAATTGAAGGATCTACAACATCTTTTATTTTTGCGTATTGACCTTGAAGGTCAACCATTTGAATTTTTTTCATCTTAATGCCCATAAAAATGGGTATCTATTTAATTAAACTTTCAACTGTAGCGAAAATACGAAATTGTAATGGCTAGGACAATACAATTAATTGAAAGAACTGTATTTTAGCACAAATCTTTGTTTTTGAAAGGACTCTATTCCATAGGAATTTACATCGCCAGTTTTATTATTAAAATTGCGGCTTTATTCAATTCTAAATTGAAGCAAGGTGTCGTTGGCAGAAAAAACACCTTTTCAAAACTTGAAAATGCCATTGCTCCAAATGACAAGGTTTTTTGGTTCCATTGTGCGTCTTTGGGTGAATATGAGCAAGGCTTACCTGTTTTTGAAGTCTTAAAAATTAAGCATCCAGACTATAAAGTAGTGCTTTCCTTTTTTTCACCT encodes:
- a CDS encoding DegT/DnrJ/EryC1/StrS family aminotransferase, with translation MKKIQMVDLQGQYAKIKDVVDPSIAEVMENAAFINGPKVHQFQKNLEDYLGVRNVIPCANGTDALQIAMMGLDLKPGDEVITADFTFAATVEVIALLQLTPVLVDVDPVTFNIDVEAIKKAITPKTKAIVPVHLFGLPAEMDEIMALAKAHDLYVIEDNAQAIGANYTHKDGSKTKAGVIGHVASTSFFPSKNLGCYGDGGAIFTNDDDLAHKIRGIVNHGMYERYHHDVVGVNSRLDSIQAAVLDAKLPHLDQYNAARRHTARKYNQAFKNHPNITIPSGRDVCQGICDTCDCHVFHQYTLNLKGVDRDALVSHLQEKNVPCGVYYPIPLHRQKAYLDDRYNEADFTVTNQLVNSVMSLPMHTELDDEQIDFITSTVLNFINSNK
- a CDS encoding sugar O-acetyltransferase, which gives rise to MTEKEKMIAGELYLASDPQLLKERQEAQLLFQKFNSLSELDKDKRNKIIKNLIGKLGEGFNIEPPFFCDYGYNIIIGKNCYINYGCCILDGTLVTIGNNCMFGPNVQIYTATHPLDYKSRNSGKEFSKPISIGNNVWIGGNATLCPGVTLGNNVVVGAGAVVTKDFPDDVLIAGNPAKIIKTINN
- the lspA gene encoding signal peptidase II; the protein is MNRNLFITLLITFNIAIDQISKVIVRSTMVKGGKGQINVIKDYFQLIWVENKGAFLGMGSDMNPTLRLIFLLILPTIVLGYVIYYIIKTKELDRLSLVAFCCIVGGGVANVFDRIVFGQVTDFFFIDLGGVFRTGIFNVADLSVTMGMVMLLFSGFAQRNKGKILHQSK
- the fabD gene encoding ACP S-malonyltransferase: MNAYIFPGQGAQFSGMGLNLYENSALAQELFEKANDILGFPITDIMFEGTAEDLKETKVTQPAIFLHSVILAKTLGDSFKPDMVAGHSLGEFSALVAAGALTFEDGLKLVSQRAQAMQKACELQPSTMAAVLGLADDIVEKVCSTTEGVVVAANYNCPGQLVISGEVEAINKACESLKDAGARRALVLPVGGAFHSPLMEPAREELAAAIENTTFSKPNCPIYQNVTASAITDENEIKANLISQLTAPVRWTQSVQQMVADGASHFTEVGPGNVLQGLVKKIHRDAETASATFETNA
- a CDS encoding metal-dependent hydrolase family protein, whose amino-acid sequence is MKTLLRILVLLCAISLTAQNTYLHCGKLIDTKSGKVLKEKTIVVSGNKIISVQNGYINPTNTEDMTVDLKSKTVMPGLIDMHVHIEGETSPKSYLNKYTLNDADIAFNSAKYAKITLMSGFTTVRDLGGSGVNVALRNAINAGTVEGPRIFTAEKSLATTGGHADPTNGSKRSMMGNPGPKEGVVNGVEDAKKAVRQRYKNGADLIKITATGGVLSVAKSGQNPQFTVEEIKAICDTAKDYDFHVAAHAHGDEGMQRAILGGVKTIEHGTLMSAETMELMKKHDVYLVPTITAGKFVSDKAKVSGYYPEIIVPKALDIGPKIQGMFGRAYKAGVGIAFGTDAAVFYHGDNGKEFGYMVEAGMPEMEAIQSATITNAMLLKMEDRIGQIKPDFIADIIAVNDDPTASISTMENVTFVMKDGVIYKE
- the galE gene encoding UDP-glucose 4-epimerase GalE, producing MKILVTGGLGFIGSHTVVELQNEGFEVVIIDNLSNSSMEVLDGITAITNKKPHFEKLDLRVKPEVQDFFKRHNDIVGVIHFAASKAVGESVAEPLLYYENNITTLVYILQELRGLSKKNFIFSSSCTVYGQADELPITENAPVKPAESPYGNTKQVGEEIIRDTCRVNGDVKAIALRYFNPIGAHPSAEIGELPIGTPQNLVPFITQTGIGMREQLSVFGGDYPTSDGTCVRDYIHVVDLAKAHVVALQRLVSGKNDSNFEFFNLGTGTGSTVLEAIQSFERVSGKALNYKIVDRREGDVTAAYAETSKANGVLGWKTELTLDDAMDSAWKWEQKIRTK